One Egicoccus halophilus genomic region harbors:
- a CDS encoding helix-turn-helix domain-containing protein, translated as MDDEAGRAVSAPDERSDAAADAPREPGSPLEELGGYIRHQRESARLSLRKLATLAGVSNPYLSQIERGLRKPSAEILQAIAKALEISSETLYVKAGILEEREDADDLVAVVQRDPHLTDPQRQALIEMYRSFRRLSELQAEPRARRRHLLDVVGTGDVDDAAVRAAALSEEPEDS; from the coding sequence GTGGACGACGAGGCCGGACGTGCCGTGTCGGCGCCGGACGAGCGGTCCGACGCGGCGGCGGACGCCCCGCGCGAGCCCGGGTCGCCGCTCGAGGAGCTCGGGGGCTACATCCGCCACCAGCGGGAGTCGGCCCGGCTGAGCCTGCGCAAGCTCGCGACGCTGGCCGGCGTGTCGAACCCGTACCTGTCCCAGATCGAGCGCGGCCTGCGCAAGCCCTCGGCGGAGATTCTGCAGGCCATCGCCAAGGCACTCGAGATCTCGTCCGAGACGCTCTACGTCAAGGCCGGCATCCTCGAGGAGCGCGAGGACGCCGACGACCTGGTGGCGGTCGTGCAGCGCGACCCGCACCTGACCGATCCGCAGCGCCAGGCGCTGATCGAGATGTACCGTTCGTTCCGCCGGCTGTCGGAGCTGCAGGCGGAGCCGCGGGCACGACGGCGCCACCTGCTCGACGTGGTCGGGACCGGGGACGTCGACGACGCGGCGGTCCGCGCCGCCGCGCTGTCCGAGGAGCCCGAGGACTCCTGA